One window of Watersipora subatra chromosome 3, tzWatSuba1.1, whole genome shotgun sequence genomic DNA carries:
- the LOC137392306 gene encoding cytosolic beta-glucosidase-like, translating into MPSARLPLLLALLLPFASTCFPKQRRFQKFPENFLWGTATASYQVEGAWNADGKGVNVWDTFTHEGGHVVNNETGDVACDSYHKYKEDVQLMKSIGLSHYRFSISWSRILPDGTAASYNEKGMQYYRDLVDELTGNNIIPLATLYHWDLPQPLQDAGGWLNESIISYFEDYARICFQELGSKVKLWLTHNEPFETCWSAYGLGEDAPGYSDHPGTYPYQCAHNLIKSHATVWHLYNIRYRPSHHGKVGITLNVEWKEPKYANQTAAADRSLDFMLGWFANPIYVNGNYPQSMIDQVAMKSAAQGFKESRLPTFTSDEMNYIRGTSDFFGVNHYTTRLVEHHQNSPELVSFVADQDTLETFDPTWPRAASLWLYEVPWGMRKVLNYIRVTYGNPDILVTENGVSDHSGSLNDQFRIQYHSSYIANMHQAIQDGCKVIGYTAWSLLDNFEWALGYSEKFGIHQVNFMDPARPRKAKMSAGWFRELIKNNGQAES; encoded by the exons ATGCCTTCAGCTCGCCTACCTTTGCTACTAGCATTATTACTACCATTTGCCTCAACCTGTTTCCCCAAACAACGGAGATTCCAGAAATTTCCAGAGAACTTCCTGTGGGGCACGGCAACAGCGTCTTACCAAGTTGAGGGCGCTTGGAATGCAGatg GCAAAGGAGTGAACGTTTGGGACACATTTACCCATGAAGGTGGGCATGTTGTTAATAATGAGACAGGGGACGTAGCTTGTGACAGTTACCACAAATACAAGGAAGATGTACAACTCATGAAGTCTATTGGG CTGTCTCACTACAGATTCTCCATTTCCTGGTCTAGAATTCTTCCAGATGGCACTGCAGCTTCCTACAATGAGAAAGGGATGCAGTACTACAGAGACTTGGTAGATGAGCTTACAGGAAATAACATCATACCATTGGCAACTCTCTATCATTGGGACCTACCTCAGCCCCTTCAAGATGCTGGGGGCTGGCTAAATGAATCAATCATTTCTTACTTTGAAGATTACGCAAGGATATGCTTTCAGGAGCTTGGCTCTAAG GTAAAGCTTTGGCTAACACACAATGAGCCATTTGAAACTTGCTGGTCTGCGTACGGGCTGGGAGAGGATGCGCCCGGCTATTCAGACCATCCCGGGACATATCCTTACCAGTGTGCCCACAACCTTATCAAGTCTCATGCCACTGTTTGGCACCTTTATAATATCAGATATCGACCATCTCACCATG GAAAGGTTGGCATCACTTTAAACGTTGAATGGAAAGAGCCAAAATACGCTAATCAGACGGCAGCTGCCGATAGAAGCTTAGACTTTATGTTAGGATGGTTTGCAAACCCCATCTATGTTAATGGAAACTACCCACAATCAATGATCGACCAAGTAGCCATGAAGAGTGCTGCCCAAGGATTTAAAGAGTCCAGACTTCCGACTTTCACTTCAGATGAGATGAACTACATCCGAG GTACTTCCGATTTCTTTGGAGTCAATCACTACACAACCAGGCTGGTTGAGCACCATCAAAACAGCCCAGAGTTGGTGAGCTTTGTTGCCGATCAAGACACTTTGGAGACATTTGACCCGACATGGCCAAG GGCTGCATCTCTTTGGCTTTACGAAGTACCATGGGGAATGCGAAAGGTGCTCAACTATATCCGTGTCACATATGGCAACCCGGACATACTGGTGACAGAGAATGGAGTCTCGGATCACTCAGGGAGTTTAAACGATCAGTTTAGAATCCAGTATCACAGCAGTTACATTGCCAACATGCATCAAG CAATACAAGATGGCTGCAAGGTTATCGGGTACACGGCCTGGTCCCTGCTTGACAACTTTGAGTGGGCATTAGGTTACTCGGAGAAGTTTGGTATCCATCAAGTCAATTTTATGGACCCGGCGAGGCCGAGGAAGGCTAAGATGTCTGCTGGCTGGTTTCGTGAGCTAATAAAGAACAATGGACAAGCTGAGAGTTAA
- the LOC137391771 gene encoding uncharacterized protein: protein MAASSSLEIQWYPDSMRCDVVREDKKKEYVFHFKIKELKKKEAKGNFEIQSTTRSFIFLVNAGDKPMLKCKVSNLPEDIETKKLPETKIDDGRIQVSLKKTSKNNWESLIGPDQPWKFPPPPEIQ from the exons ATGGCTGCAAGCAGCAGTCTAGAGATCCAATGGTATCCTGACAGCATGCGTT GTGATGTTGTCAGGGAAGATAAGAAGAAAGAGtatgtttttcattttaaaatcaaAGAGTTGAAGAAGAAGGAGGCGAAAGGGAACTTTGAAATACAATCAACTACTCG GTCCTTCATTTTCCTGGTGAATGCCGGAGACAAGCCAATGCTAAAATGCAAAGTCAGCAACTTGCCAGAAGATATCGAGACTAAAAAACTTCCAGAGACCAAG ATAGATGATGGCCGCATACAGGTGTCTTTAAAAAAGACAAGCAAAAACAATTGGGAAAGTTTGATCGGCCCTGATCAGCCCTGGAAGTTCCCTCCACCTCCCGAAATACAGTAG